In the genome of Quercus robur chromosome 3, dhQueRobu3.1, whole genome shotgun sequence, one region contains:
- the LOC126718366 gene encoding alpha-galactosidase mel1-like, with amino-acid sequence MMKMKIIVNVFASLSFLFILLNPTRVSSKNQSDVKLEHASFPPRGWNSYDSFSWTISEEEFLQNAQIISERLLSSGYEYVVVDYLWYRRKVEGANPDSLGFDVIDEWGRMVPDPDRWPSSRDGKGFTEVAKKVHDMGLKFGIHVMRGISTQAVNANTLILDTKTGEAFEEGRKKWTAQDIGIKERPCSWMPHGFMSVNTTSRAGAAFLRSLYTQYAEWGVDLVKLDCVFGADLDMDEIGTVSEILKQLDQPILYSLSPGTGVTPKLAKAVSGFANLYRITADDWDSWGDVASHFDVSRDLAAANLIGADGLLGKSWPDLDMLPLGWLTDPAANEGPHRASNLTADEQRTQITLWSMAKSPLMFGGDVRNLDNATYDLITNAVLLEINSFSSGNMEACVPI; translated from the exons atgatgaagatgaagatcatTGTTAACGTCTtcgcctctctctcttttctattcATTCTTCTAAATCCAACAAG GGTATCGTCCAAAAATCAATCTGATGTGAAATTAGAACATGCGAGCTTTCCACCTAGAGGTTGGAACTCCTATGATTCCTTTAGTTGGACCATTTCTGAAGAAGAGTTCTTGCAAAATGCTCAAATCATATCTGAGCGTCTACTCTCTAGTGGATATGAG TATGTTGTGGTGGATTATCTATGGTATCGGAGAAAGGTGGAAGGTGCTAACCCTGACTCTCTAGGATTTGATGTAATTGACGAATGGGGGAGGATGGTCCCTGACCCAGATAGGTGGCCTTCCTCTAGAGATGGAAAAGGGTTCACTGAAGTAGCCAAGAAAGTGCATGACATGGGTTTGAAGTTTGGGATTCATGTTATGAGAGGAATAAGTACACAAGCAGTGAACGCAAACACCCTCATATTGGACACAAAAACG gGAGAGGCTTTTGAAGAGGGTCGCAAAAAGTGGACTGCACAAGATATAGGGATTAAGGAAAGGCCTTGTTCATGGATGCCACATGGTTTCATGAGTGTAAATACCACGTCGAGAGCAGGAGCTGCCTTCTTGAGGTCACTCTATACACAGTATGCTGAGTGGGGTGTTGATTTGG TGAAACTTGATTGTGTATTTGGTGCTGACTTGGATATGGATGAAATAGGCACTGTGTCAGAG ATTTTGAAGCAACTTGACCAACCCATATTGTATTCGCTGTCTCCTGGAACTGGTGTGACCCCAAAACTGGCAAAGGCTGTGAGTGGATTTGCAAACCTGTATCGAATAACTGCGGATGATTGGGATTCATGGGGAGATGTTGCATCTCATTTCGATGTTTCAAG ggACTTAGCTGCAGCTAATTTGATAGGAGCTGATGGCTTGCTGGGCAAGTCATGGCCTGACTTGGATATGCTACCACTAGGATGGCTTACCGATCCag cTGCAAATGAAGGTCCACACAGAGCATCTAACCTTACTGCAGATGAGCAAAGAACTCAG ATTACATTGTGGTCTATGGCTAAGTCTCCTCTCATGTTTGGAGGAGATGTGAGAAACCTTGACAACGCCACATACGACCTCATAACAAATGCTGTTTTGTTGGAGATAAATTCCTTTAGCTCAGGCAACATGGAGGCATGTGTACCCATCTAA